Proteins encoded within one genomic window of Argiope bruennichi chromosome 7, qqArgBrue1.1, whole genome shotgun sequence:
- the LOC129975415 gene encoding spidroin-2-like, whose protein sequence is MNWSIRLALLGFVVLSTQTVFAVGQAATPWENSQLAEDFINSFLRFIAQSGAFSPNQLDDMSSIGDTLKTAIEKMAQSRKSSKSKLQALNMAFASSMAEIAVAEQGGLSLEAKTNAIANALASAFLETTGFVNQQFVSEIKSLIYMIAQASSNEISGSAAAAGGGSGGGGGSGQGGYGQGASASASAAAAYGSAPQGAGGPAPQGPSQQGPVSQGPYGPGAAAAAAAAGGYGPGAGQQGQQGPGGARQQGPVGQGPYGPGAAAAAAAVGGYGPGAGQQGPGSGGQQGPGGQGPYGPSAAAAAAAAGPGAGRQGPGSQGPGSGGQQGPGGQGPYGPSAAAAAAAAGGYGPGAGQQGPGSQGPGSGGQQGPGSQGPGSGGQQGPGGQGPYGPSAAAAAAAAGGYGPGAGQQGPGSQGPGSGGQQGPGGQGPYGPGAAAAAAAVGGYGPGAGQQGPGSQGPGSGGQQGPGGQGPYGPSAAAAAAAAGGYGPGAGQQGPGSQGPGSGGQQGPGGQGPYGPSAAAAAAAAGGYGPGAGQQGPGSGGQQGDLYFRVY, encoded by the exons ATGAATTGGTCTATTCGTCTTGCGCTTTTAGGTTTCGTGGTGCTCAGCACCCAAACCGTCTTTGCTGTTGGACAAGCTGCAACACCATGGGAGAACTCGCAACTGGCAGAGGACTTCATCAACAGTTTTCTGAGATTCATTGCACAAAGTGGCGCTTTCTCCCCAAACCAACTGGATGACATGTCTTCCATTGGAGACACCTTGAAGACTGCAATTGAAAAAATGGCCCAAAGCCGAAAAAGTTCTAAATCGAAGCTTCAGGCATTAAACATGGCGTTTGCTTCTTCCATGGCTGAGATTGCTGTAGCAGAGCAAGGAGGTCTAAGTTTAGAAGCAAAAACTAATGCCATCGCAAATGCCCTCGCTTCAGCCTTTTTGGAAACAACTGGCTTTGTAAACCAACAGTTTGTCAGCGAAATCAAAAGCCTAATTTATATGATTGCTCAGGCATCATCAAATGAAATTTCAGGTTCAGCTGCAGCTGCCGGAGGAGGTTCTGGAGGAGGAGGAGGCTCTGGCCAAGGAGGTTATGGACAAGGAGCATCTGCATCTGCTAGTGCCGCCGCTGCATACGGCTCGGCTCCACAAGGTGCAGGAGGGCCAGCCCCACAAGGACCATCCCAACAAGGACCAGTAAGCCAAGGACCATATGGACCTGGCGCAGCAGCTGCAGCAGCAGCTGctggaggatatggaccaggagctggacaacaaggacagCAAG gtccAGGAGGAGCAAGACAACAAGGTCCAGTAGGTCAAGGACCCTACGGACCAGGAGCAGCCGCCGCCGCAGCAGCAGTAGGAGGATATGGACCAGGAgcaggacaacaaggacctggaagtggtggacaacaaggacctggtggtcaaggaccttatgggccaagtgcagccgccgcagcagcagccgctggacCAGGAGCTGGACgacaaggacctggaagtcaaggaccaggaagtggtggacaacaaggacctggtggtcaaggaccttatggaccaagtgcagccgccgcagcagcagccgctggaggctatggacctggagctggacaacaaggacctggaagtcaaggaccaggaagtggtggacaacaaggacctggaagtcaaggaccaggaagtggtggacaacaaggacctggtggtcaaggaccttatggaccaagtgcagccgccgcagcagcagccgctggaggctatggacctggagctggacaacaaggacctggaagtcaaggaccaggaagtggtggacaacaaggacctggtggaCAAGGACCATACGGACCAGGAGCAGCCGCCGCCGCAGCAGCAGTAGGAGGATATGGACCAGGAGCAGGACAACAgggacctggaagtcaaggaccaggaagtggtggacaacaaggaccaggtggtcaaggaccttatggaccaagtgcagccgccgcagcagcagccgctggaggctatggacctggagctggacaacaaggacctggaagtcaaggaccaggaagtggtggacaacaaggacctggtggtcaaggaccttatggaccaagtgcagccgccgccgcagcagcagctggaggatatggacctggagctggacaacaaggaccaggaagtggcgGACAACAAGGTGATTTATATTTCCGTGTATACTGA